Proteins from a single region of Sediminispirochaeta bajacaliforniensis DSM 16054:
- a CDS encoding heavy metal translocating P-type ATPase yields the protein MDEAEEKNHFSFAVEGMTCASCARIVERGLKKIEGIEYVSVNLATEKAYVVGNTSINEEILQQAVEKTGYHYSADLPADDVLEQKFKEAGKRALIAGGVTIPLMVLMIFHMSGIHIPGFALIETVAGLYLILGPGKNTLKGASIALTHGHANMDTLVSIGAVAAWLTAPLSLTPLKLLSFGTIGAMVIAFHLAGRYIEAKLKRKASRDIRAILAGEARAARVETGDTIREVPIESVRIDSILVVRGGEKVPLDGEIIEGSCAVDESMITGEPIPVSKQTGEEVIGGTILSSGFIRVRVSKVGADTFLSRMIKLVEDAQSSTVPLQAFADRISLVFVPVVISIALIAAVVWGLAYDSLTPLLVRASQILPWVRPDMGAAATAIFVFVATMVIACPCALGLATPMALVAGSGAAARRGIILKNGEAIGNARSLSTVLLDKTGTLTQGSPSVDSTNLNDTTLAAVASIESASVHPLAKAVVSYAEEKRLMLPSASEISEETGRGIAGSCNGSLYHIGRPEDDSRYKELTQTGATVIEVRGNEGILGWIAIRDPLKSDAPAMIARLKELGITPVMLTGDQKHTALAVASELGIDEVRARVKPEEKAAIVREYQGKGEIVAMVGDGINDAASLKTADIGIAIGSGTDLSIESADLVLVSDRLDRIADAITISRKTVRTIRQNLFWAFFYNLIALPAAAAGLLHPAIAEAAMSFSSINVILNSLRIRRSV from the coding sequence GTGGACGAAGCAGAAGAAAAAAACCATTTTTCCTTTGCTGTTGAGGGAATGACATGCGCCTCCTGCGCCAGAATTGTGGAGCGGGGCTTGAAAAAGATAGAAGGGATTGAGTATGTCTCGGTTAATCTTGCCACCGAGAAGGCCTATGTGGTCGGAAATACTTCGATCAATGAGGAGATATTGCAACAGGCCGTGGAGAAAACCGGTTATCACTATTCTGCGGATCTCCCCGCAGATGATGTGCTGGAACAAAAATTCAAAGAAGCAGGGAAACGGGCCTTGATCGCAGGAGGGGTGACGATTCCTCTCATGGTTCTCATGATCTTCCACATGAGCGGTATCCATATTCCGGGATTTGCGCTTATTGAAACGGTGGCCGGCCTATACTTGATCCTCGGACCGGGGAAAAACACCCTAAAAGGGGCATCGATCGCCCTCACACATGGCCATGCGAACATGGATACCCTGGTCTCCATTGGGGCAGTCGCAGCGTGGCTGACCGCTCCATTAAGTCTGACCCCTCTGAAGCTTCTCTCTTTCGGCACCATCGGCGCGATGGTCATAGCGTTTCATCTTGCAGGAAGATACATTGAAGCAAAGCTGAAACGAAAAGCATCCCGTGATATCCGCGCCATTCTTGCCGGCGAGGCCCGAGCCGCCCGTGTGGAAACAGGCGATACTATCCGGGAGGTTCCCATCGAAAGTGTGCGCATTGATTCGATTCTCGTGGTCAGGGGCGGAGAAAAGGTACCTCTGGACGGAGAGATTATCGAGGGAAGCTGTGCCGTCGATGAGTCGATGATTACCGGAGAACCGATTCCGGTTTCAAAACAGACCGGTGAAGAGGTTATTGGGGGAACGATTCTCTCTTCAGGCTTCATCCGTGTTCGCGTCAGCAAGGTCGGTGCCGATACCTTTCTCTCGCGGATGATCAAACTCGTGGAAGATGCCCAATCCTCCACCGTTCCCCTTCAGGCCTTTGCCGACAGAATCAGTCTCGTCTTTGTACCCGTGGTTATATCGATAGCCCTCATTGCGGCCGTCGTATGGGGCCTGGCATATGACTCCCTGACCCCCTTGCTGGTGAGAGCCTCACAGATTCTTCCCTGGGTGCGTCCCGATATGGGAGCGGCTGCAACGGCGATTTTTGTATTTGTGGCAACGATGGTTATTGCTTGCCCCTGTGCCCTCGGCCTTGCTACTCCTATGGCTCTGGTTGCAGGAAGCGGTGCAGCAGCACGGCGGGGAATCATCCTGAAGAACGGAGAGGCCATCGGAAACGCCCGCTCCCTTTCCACCGTATTGCTTGATAAAACGGGAACCCTTACCCAGGGAAGCCCATCGGTCGACTCGACGAATCTGAACGACACCACTCTCGCGGCGGTAGCGTCTATTGAGTCGGCCTCTGTCCATCCGCTGGCAAAAGCAGTGGTGAGCTATGCCGAAGAGAAAAGATTGATGCTGCCCTCAGCATCGGAGATTTCCGAAGAAACCGGCCGGGGCATAGCGGGAAGCTGCAACGGCAGCTTGTACCATATCGGCCGCCCCGAGGATGATTCCCGTTACAAGGAGCTAACCCAGACAGGGGCAACGGTCATCGAGGTACGTGGCAACGAGGGTATCCTCGGCTGGATAGCCATTCGCGACCCCTTGAAGTCCGATGCTCCGGCAATGATCGCACGACTGAAAGAACTGGGGATCACTCCGGTCATGCTTACCGGGGACCAAAAACACACGGCCCTTGCCGTAGCCTCGGAATTAGGCATTGATGAGGTGCGGGCAAGGGTAAAGCCGGAAGAAAAGGCGGCTATCGTTCGCGAATATCAAGGAAAGGGAGAGATTGTGGCAATGGTCGGCGACGGCATCAACGATGCGGCCAGCCTTAAAACCGCAGATATCGGTATCGCCATCGGAAGCGGCACCGATTTAAGTATCGAGAGTGCCGATCTGGTCCTTGTCAGCGACAGACTCGATCGTATAGCCGACGCCATAACCATCAGCAGAAAAACGGTCAGAACCATACGGCAAAACCTTTTTTGGGCCTTTTTCTACAATCTTATAGCCCTTCCCGCAGCAGCGGCCGGGCTCCTGCATCCGGCAATTGCGGAAGCCGCCATGAGTTTCAGCTCGATTAATGTGATTCTAAATTCATTACGAATAAGGAGAAGTGTATGA
- the hflX gene encoding GTPase HflX, producing MIETYQSETEDSLPRERRAFLVELRRAEESEKSCEAHLAELKGLVKTLGLTIAGTTVAPLRAPSPALLLGSGKSEEIADSADELDAGVIIIDDDLTPRQQRNWEQLSGCVVIDRQEVILEIFADRAATREASLQVALARMEYSLPRLTRAWTHLSRQRGGSRGTRGEGETQLESDRRIVLAKVAKLKKELEGVRKQRATARKQRRSVPLPTVALVGYTNAGKSSLLNALAGSTVNAEDKLFATLDPTTRRLELSGGRSVLLTDTVGFIRKLPHALVDAFRATLEETLLADLLIHVIDASDPEAAEHYRTTRQVLSEIGAEDTDQIIVLNKADLPHDQLLLAPLREADPQALFISTKSGLHLDALKERIAAMLEKHTLGHRYRIPLDRYDLVALLHREGRIIKEEAIGQAVYVEAIVNEKIDSILKAFRE from the coding sequence ATGATCGAAACCTACCAGAGTGAAACAGAAGATTCGCTTCCGCGGGAAAGGCGGGCATTTCTTGTTGAACTGCGCAGAGCGGAAGAGAGTGAGAAAAGTTGCGAGGCTCATCTCGCAGAACTCAAGGGTCTTGTGAAAACCCTTGGACTGACGATCGCCGGCACAACGGTGGCTCCACTGAGGGCTCCCTCTCCCGCCCTTTTACTGGGAAGCGGGAAGAGTGAGGAGATAGCCGACAGTGCCGACGAGCTCGATGCGGGGGTCATCATCATCGACGACGACCTAACGCCGAGACAACAAAGAAACTGGGAGCAGCTTTCGGGCTGTGTCGTCATCGACCGCCAGGAAGTTATCCTGGAAATCTTCGCAGACAGGGCCGCAACGCGCGAGGCCAGCCTGCAGGTTGCCCTTGCCCGCATGGAATATAGCCTTCCCCGACTTACCAGGGCATGGACCCACCTGTCCAGGCAGCGCGGAGGGTCCCGCGGGACAAGAGGAGAGGGAGAAACACAGCTCGAAAGCGACCGGCGGATTGTCCTTGCCAAGGTTGCGAAACTCAAGAAAGAGCTGGAAGGGGTACGCAAACAGCGTGCCACCGCCAGAAAGCAGAGGAGATCGGTGCCTCTGCCCACGGTAGCTTTGGTCGGCTATACAAATGCCGGGAAATCAAGCCTTCTCAACGCCTTAGCAGGATCGACGGTCAATGCGGAGGATAAGCTTTTTGCTACCCTTGATCCCACGACCAGGCGGCTTGAACTTTCAGGAGGGAGAAGCGTTCTGCTTACCGATACCGTCGGATTCATCCGCAAGCTTCCCCATGCCTTGGTCGATGCCTTTCGTGCGACCCTGGAAGAAACCCTTCTGGCTGATCTTTTGATACATGTTATCGATGCCTCGGATCCTGAAGCCGCAGAGCATTACCGCACAACCAGGCAGGTCCTCTCTGAAATCGGAGCGGAAGATACGGACCAGATCATCGTCCTCAACAAGGCTGACCTCCCCCACGACCAGCTTCTCCTTGCCCCTTTGCGGGAGGCGGATCCTCAGGCCCTTTTTATCTCCACAAAAAGCGGATTGCATCTTGATGCATTAAAAGAGCGGATTGCCGCCATGCTGGAGAAGCACACATTAGGCCATCGTTATCGTATTCCCCTTGATCGTTACGATCTGGTCGCTCTTCTCCATCGCGAAGGCAGAATTATAAAGGAAGAAGCGATCGGACAGGCGGTTTATGTCGAAGCAATAGTGAACGAGAAGATCGACTCCATACTGAAGGCTTTTAGGGAATAA
- a CDS encoding DMT family transporter has translation MSSRSQFIPLLSIIGATMLMASAGVFIKLAAVPAPLMSWFRTAVPLVALTIFYLLSGHRRPGKPSALILLGSFLNAVRLLLLFAGYLFTSVSNGIMILYSWPVFATLFGALFLKERIPLRNVFLLLLAFAGIGVVYSQSGFAIESRDFIGMSMLLISSALYSLTVIAFKAASLRYDQIATTFYQNLVPALLFTPALFFWPFPTGSSLAYASLYAVLIGLVAFLLFFTALKHLPASVTAHLSYLEVFGALALSVLVLGETLSWNKLVGGAMILLSVLFVSRGNQNKGGEDQKTEADI, from the coding sequence ATGAGTTCACGTTCACAGTTTATTCCTCTTCTATCGATTATCGGGGCTACCATGCTGATGGCAAGCGCCGGGGTTTTCATCAAGCTCGCCGCAGTTCCTGCCCCTCTTATGTCGTGGTTTCGGACCGCTGTACCCCTGGTTGCTCTTACGATCTTTTACCTGCTTTCCGGCCATCGTAGGCCCGGAAAGCCGAGTGCTCTTATTTTACTCGGCTCTTTTCTGAATGCGGTGCGTCTGCTGCTGTTGTTTGCTGGGTATCTCTTTACTTCTGTTTCCAATGGAATCATGATTCTCTATTCCTGGCCGGTTTTTGCGACCCTTTTTGGTGCTCTTTTCCTGAAGGAGCGCATACCTCTTCGTAATGTGTTCCTCCTATTACTTGCCTTTGCCGGGATCGGCGTTGTTTATAGTCAGAGCGGTTTTGCGATTGAGAGCCGAGATTTTATCGGCATGTCCATGCTTTTGATCAGTTCGGCCCTCTATTCTTTGACGGTTATTGCCTTTAAGGCCGCTTCGCTTCGCTATGATCAGATTGCCACAACCTTTTATCAGAATCTTGTTCCCGCCCTTCTCTTTACGCCTGCACTCTTTTTCTGGCCCTTTCCGACAGGATCCTCCCTTGCCTATGCGTCTCTCTATGCCGTATTGATAGGATTGGTGGCTTTCCTTCTCTTTTTCACCGCACTTAAACATTTGCCCGCTTCGGTAACCGCCCATCTCTCCTACCTTGAGGTTTTTGGTGCCCTTGCTTTGAGTGTTCTTGTCCTGGGAGAGACGCTTTCCTGGAATAAGCTGGTGGGAGGGGCAATGATTCTCTTATCTGTGCTTTTTGTGTCCAGGGGGAATCAAAATAAAGGTGGAGAGGACCAGAAGACCGAAGCCGATATATAG
- a CDS encoding dipeptidase, protein MKFVDAHSDFGIRFIQSPRARYGDVMTAEHLPMLKSGGVALEVMTVGGDFAVDDLDLADPVDAFRVIEAVLREEEHAEAWQVVRNRSDLQKMMNGSGTGLLLHIEGAALLRKDPALLKTFYRLGVRSFAFTHNLRNAFGDGCLEPSNGGFSLAGKTLLKELAKLPMVLDLAHAGERLFEEAAASYPKPFMTSHAGVKGITDHPRNLSDHQLRLIRDAGGVLGMALVAAFIHTPPAEASLDSLLDHICYAAERIGSEHIGIGPDFTYFYPEAVERLRERLGMDPGTIMFPPHLDSPAGFPLLAEALSNRGFSQNEIQGICGENLMRLFGSLLQ, encoded by the coding sequence ATGAAATTTGTTGATGCTCACAGCGACTTCGGGATTCGCTTTATCCAATCTCCCCGTGCACGGTATGGGGATGTCATGACCGCCGAGCACCTCCCCATGCTTAAATCGGGGGGAGTTGCACTTGAGGTGATGACCGTCGGCGGTGATTTTGCCGTCGACGATCTCGATCTTGCCGATCCTGTGGACGCCTTTCGTGTTATCGAGGCTGTTCTCCGGGAGGAGGAGCATGCCGAGGCCTGGCAGGTTGTCAGGAACCGAAGTGATCTGCAGAAGATGATGAACGGCTCCGGTACGGGATTGCTTCTTCATATCGAAGGGGCAGCTCTTCTCCGCAAAGATCCTGCCCTACTCAAAACCTTCTACCGCCTCGGCGTACGCTCCTTTGCCTTTACCCACAACCTTCGAAACGCTTTCGGCGACGGCTGCCTCGAACCATCCAACGGCGGCTTTTCGCTGGCGGGAAAAACCTTGCTGAAGGAATTGGCGAAGTTACCCATGGTTCTCGACTTGGCACATGCCGGAGAGCGGCTTTTCGAAGAAGCGGCAGCATCGTACCCGAAGCCCTTTATGACATCGCATGCAGGAGTAAAGGGGATCACCGATCATCCGAGAAATCTCTCCGATCACCAGTTGCGGCTCATACGGGATGCAGGAGGGGTCCTGGGAATGGCCCTTGTCGCGGCATTTATTCACACACCACCGGCCGAAGCATCCCTCGACTCCCTCCTCGATCATATCTGTTACGCGGCGGAACGAATCGGCAGTGAACATATCGGTATAGGACCGGACTTTACCTATTTTTATCCCGAGGCCGTCGAGCGGCTGAGAGAACGGTTGGGCATGGATCCCGGGACCATCATGTTTCCCCCGCACCTTGACTCACCTGCGGGATTCCCCTTACTGGCGGAGGCCCTGTCGAATCGAGGCTTTTCCCAAAACGAGATACAAGGCATCTGCGGAGAAAACCTTATGCGGCTCTTCGGCAGCCTTCTCCAATGA
- a CDS encoding DUF2784 domain-containing protein — protein sequence MNIPPVVAAYAADLIVFIHLLYVLFAVGGEIVIVIGAIARRRWVRNRLFRFLHLGAVLLVAAESFAGITCPLTEWEYRLRIIAGQRAEGDITFIGRLIRSIIFYDFPPLFFSLLYIGFGLLVLSTFILIPPGHKKHR from the coding sequence ATGAACATCCCCCCGGTAGTTGCAGCCTATGCCGCCGACCTGATAGTCTTTATTCACCTTCTTTATGTTCTCTTTGCCGTCGGCGGTGAAATAGTGATCGTAATAGGAGCAATTGCCCGACGGCGGTGGGTCAGAAACCGGCTGTTCCGTTTTCTCCACCTCGGGGCGGTTCTTTTGGTGGCGGCTGAATCATTTGCGGGCATCACCTGCCCCCTTACCGAGTGGGAATACCGGCTTAGGATTATCGCGGGACAGAGGGCGGAAGGAGATATCACCTTTATCGGACGACTCATTCGATCGATTATCTTCTATGACTTTCCGCCCCTCTTTTTTTCCCTGCTATATATCGGCTTCGGTCTTCTGGTCCTCTCCACCTTTATTTTGATTCCCCCTGGACACAAAAAGCACAGATAA
- a CDS encoding response regulator: MNKSDRVPRILIAEDDGISRLYIVTVLGKRGFSTAEADNGLEAVHLATQREFDLILMDVNMPEMNGMEATQRIRAHEKKQGAIPVPVIALTAHAYAEDIEACRAVGMSDCLAKPFSERQLLSLLEKFFPDFSKGKW, encoded by the coding sequence ATGAACAAGAGCGACAGGGTACCCCGCATATTGATAGCCGAAGATGACGGAATTAGTCGGCTGTATATTGTTACGGTACTCGGTAAACGCGGTTTTTCTACTGCGGAGGCAGATAATGGGCTCGAAGCCGTTCATTTAGCCACACAGCGGGAATTTGATCTTATTCTGATGGATGTAAACATGCCTGAGATGAACGGCATGGAGGCGACGCAACGTATCAGGGCGCACGAGAAAAAACAGGGGGCAATCCCCGTTCCCGTGATAGCCCTCACCGCCCACGCATATGCGGAAGATATTGAAGCGTGCAGGGCCGTGGGAATGAGCGATTGCCTGGCCAAACCCTTTTCGGAACGTCAACTCCTATCCCTATTGGAAAAATTCTTTCCAGACTTTTCAAAGGGGAAATGGTAG
- a CDS encoding heavy-metal-associated domain-containing protein yields the protein MKYIFDVPDVSCGHCKMRIESALGKETEVTSCNVDIEAKTAEVESSLDADQLIHLIDEAGYDATLRA from the coding sequence ATGAAATACATTTTTGATGTGCCCGATGTTTCTTGCGGACACTGCAAGATGCGAATCGAATCAGCTCTCGGCAAAGAAACCGAGGTAACATCCTGCAACGTCGATATTGAGGCGAAAACGGCAGAGGTTGAATCATCCCTCGATGCCGACCAGCTGATCCACTTGATCGACGAAGCAGGCTACGATGCAACGCTCAGGGCCTGA